A genomic segment from Torulaspora globosa chromosome 3, complete sequence encodes:
- the HOB2 gene encoding Hob2p (ancestral locus Anc_3.443) produces the protein MILETIWKVKEALKVVILLFFGTFLIQWLINAVVSQILSRTQCPVQDFSVNFFGTSVRNLKISTSSFKLKVGKITFKFGKKGIITFSDVEILLLHNSLPNDSRSSSTQTFGGELLGSDHLKVLVSRRILWFLRWIFPLYCYLHSVLVSLPDGSLIKMDLGSMAITKLFNNELRAEIFMHAITNVTDGDSVHHIGYQLKGQLSQRSLKESGKVEFVLRNWSSYFRASGLHVHISDVLRHSQRSEVAKDRKDTSCGGSIQHFEKTLQHTLAKYRALLRSLKIFDMKIENLTLSFDHFIHIKISSAQIYLECVNIFSYGVNLEFFPSNKLMLKDHEFSISANSVVVYVNDESAVRIPLINNVLTTDILSLLLEGLPLARAKVAHNMNIINPSVVASIEQLLQGLAFIRDWQKMVQTDRLDESRSFNPNLPMFLHNAIDLLPSFIFQLIMANFSTTLKLSNDESLTFKVYNIHAFLYRKNKSVGWPSVLNYNEASLRPELSFIERDPFSEQLSNYIKVVGTSLVFLKLPSSHEEAVQSIPIFGFERCDTFLNESVDPKIGIHSTLRHCALSLDNLDVIKKLHSAISSIVSIFQEDQGRQVSSTGRRPKAHKESEKPGVGWSAKLRLKDLSCSLLAAGYLSSALDPKAADPEKNLTNVPRGMILVLHESFITATPDECVFKIVTADLVRMMDNENGESVSDNILTLRKLEVSISGCETRIQLPNLRLSLDVNLIWLVFFLRSVLLRYFSFIHLNPVNDAKSSEEIRSHLTVGIDSMFVDIKLPQSTPLFLLLSDIRYKSDEKLCFAAISAFVQSVYVKQLPVQVCLLKIKLLEFDVHELNLTKSVRLKAASMRLHTEYHFSIYMVLDNLITMIKAFKQIRLAFSHLNTFRRLYPSEQQAVSLPTINLAIDEVLVNVEEDPFEQELGLILKVGVLEQRERIEKLREFEDQKSKFREIPDRTVFPFSRRSVSPVVNQTNTDPFEKAYQELLENFSTSWIARYRKAKLAFHGMPYHIIKQRHLGKEHYFYSAQKTSAVGTLVIKNLNITLKPPSFQLTDYAAFIHKYGKGVPKDRAYTLLIPMGIDVRTDLWELRLRDYPIPAVSFPNTHTTGDVVFGEKMPEDVSLRTVYCPFVPSASEERSREANSIYGSHIIRTLNSIKTFFKIETTVASSTPASITWGKSLQPGYSSLMLWFDYLTRPQDDPSRKLGFWDKFRYLVHGKWTYRFSPNSEFHLNIKGSHNPYKIADDGAGLSFCWSNGTVIQIHGSEDPKEFLKIESKKFQLAVRDFTASNKFDKILMKLEGHVIWKLGLLFEQGDIHKAGQQERSAPSRPHYDIKLVNPKFVSDIRNHDSYSGFRSDFIHMSIGVYSSAKNSANNLYLAPYTISHFLKWWNLFHTYTSGPIRQGPLFTDLVQNATKFGRSLFTIKYQLHLEPLTFTHVYRHYTDLSDSSNISFTGLKGKVGSLRMDLHQKRVKLTHTDEKLNKSKPVWKFKMSSGEIDCSESDVRILSTSFDQSDVEEMVALRLGIQHRSNDAMPISLADISQLKESEWYDFEDYVDLDQVSLKSSLPLKLEALPLLYSPRISYFRKINDDGYVVPNPFGDEESHNCMIGKNHPERTQERLARQRAVEIEEDIKKVKEVIGEMKSAGGTSGAVNNEISGRLHNLKYRLHIVHSILGDLKLSENVPSIYSFDGCESSLPNEDVESSELESLETRPSLFRAKTIQSFRSMRRASTLQEDSTYDNRFIVHNIQFKINKLIRHHLLEYASSSFERKSMQFFLTHKSIAILRELLNTTLADAKTSLDEYETLKNDDLLFSSEFANQFDKLIRQVPSDDFDFVDSYLIRLISPQLQFMSDVEPDTAVILAARDIEMGIIDIQQVIGKSGKRVPMDVNTIVETRYCAVSKDIQLFTLYKEDILSAGGYGFQRNGYGAHEGFHLWPPWLPLEICYDGSLLEKDIFLRRRSMVLMYTAPNPLFFSDKEIPGFHHDARFRIGFPGLIITSTSQQYCSVYNITRDLLSLSSSFDEKVEKLAKVLLADEVRNNLEKLDATVVTDLQRRVKELYYTREFLKVHDNVLFRQTEQELTFEIQATMLELSILMTAIKKNYDRMVSGGKSTQRKVHWQVGTGELIWELYDDNKKPFITIGLGPSNFVRSQAADGSNSNIVAISSLQCFNQQESPVYLELLSPYESHSLYNPKLPMIEIFWNLGPPVGGISELKEMVVSLQPIVFKMDHLTSGKIMNYLFPKQEKPEASTRGHGTLPKQPAIALGLNSSSMSRSESNSSINSGKSLSEGLDSWDLTSVQSTGATTIKKRKPNLTTSILNQPDENINEMVKRSGTYFNVKSVLIKKAVMSVCYKGAHHVLTDVNNLIVRVPNLEYHQKLWSRDELFAALRRDITKVVVQHLGHIIGNKLVPHKKENKLKASMDISNLLKWESSGSNSATNSLHKIRSSYSLISAAGSRTIASSSDEADEDVQPFFPQPDGQ, from the coding sequence ATGATATTGGAAACGATATGGAAAGTTAAAGAAGCATTGAAGGTTGTCATATTACTGTTTTTTGGCACATTTTTAATCCAGTGGCTTATCAATGCAGTAGTGTCACAGATACTATCACGAACACAATGCCCTGTACAGGACTTTTCTGTCAATTTTTTTGGAACTTCCGTGAGGAATCTCAAGATTTCGACGtcatctttcaagctgAAAGTCGGTAAGATAACTTTTAAGTTTGGTAAGAAAGGGATAATAACATTCAGCGATGTCGAGATACTACTGTTACACAACTCGCTGCCGAATGATTCGAGATCGTCGAGTACGCAAACGTTCGGAGGTGAATTGCTGGGTTCAGATCATTTGAAAGTTCTGGTTAGCAGACGGATCCTTTGGTTTCTCAGATGGATATTCCCATTATATTGTTATTTGCACAGCGTTCTGGTGTCACTGCCCGATGGTTCGCTCATTAAGATGGACCTGGGCTCCATGGCGATCACAAAGCTGTTCAACAATGAGTTGAGGGCCGAGATCTTTATGCATGCCATCACTAATGTCACTGATGGTGATTCTGTGCACCATATAGGTTACCAGTTGAAAGGCCAGTTGTCACAGAGAAGCTTGAAGGAGTCGGGCAAGGTGGAATTTGTTTTACGGAATTGGTCTTCTTACTTTAGGGCCAGTGGGCTGCATGTGCACATATCTGATGTCCTACGACACTCACAAAGATCAGAGGTTGCAAAGGATCGAAAAGACACAAGCTGTGGAGGTTCCATCCAGCATTTTGAAAAGACTCTGCAACACACACTCGCAAAATATCGGGCTCTGCTGAGGAGTCTAAAGATCTTCGACATGAAAATTGAGAACCTTACTTTATCGTTCGATCATTTTATCCACATCAAGATTTCCAGTGCACAGATTTATCTAGAGTGCGTGAACATTTTCAGCTATGGTGTCAATTTGGAGTTCTTTCCATCTAACAAGCTGATGCTAAAGGATCACGAGTTCTCTATATCGGCCAACTCGGTGGTTGTTTATGTGAATGATGAATCAGCCGTAAGAATCCCACTTATTAACAACGTTCTCACAACGGATATTCTTTCATTGCTTTTGGAAGGGTTACCTCTAGCTAGAGCCAAAGTTGCCCACAACATGAACATTATTAATCCCTCTGTCGTGGCTTCGATTGAACAACTCCTCCAGGGCCTTGCATTCATCAGAGATTGGCAGAAAATGGTCCAAACGGACAGATTGGACGAATCTAGGTCGTTCAACCCAAATCTGCCGATGTTTTTACACAATGCTATCGACTTATTACCGagcttcatttttcaactcaTCATGGCCAACTTTAGCACAACCTtaaagctttcaaatgaCGAAAGTTTGACCTTCAAAGTGTACAATATTCATGCATTCCTGTATCGGAAGAACAAAAGCGTTGGCTGGCCTTCTGTTTTAAATTACAATGAAGCGTCACTACGTCCTGAGCTCTCTTTCATCGAGAGAGATCCATTCAGCGAGCAACTTTCGAACTATATTAAAGTAGTCGGGACTAGCTTAGTTTTTTTGAAGCTTCCGAGCTCGcatgaagaagctgttcaaTCGATCCCCATTTTtggttttgaaagatgtgaTACATTTCTCAATGAATCGGTCGATCCAAAGATTGGTATACATAGCACCTTGCGCCACTGTGCGCTAAGTTTGGACAATTTAGACGTAATAAAGAAATTGCACTCCGCCATTTCTAGCATCGTGtccatttttcaagaagatcaaggccGTCAGGTTTCAAGTACAGGTCGCAGGCCAAAAGCACACAAGGAAAGCGAAAAACCAGGCGTGGGATGGTCTGCTAAACTTAGGTTAAAAGATCTCTCGTGTTCCCTGCTTGCTGCCGGATACCTTTCCAGTGCTTTGGACCCTAAAGCTGCGGATCCAGAAAAGAACCTGACAAACGTGCCGCGCGGTATGATTCTGGTTCTGCATGAGTCTTTCATTACTGCGACTCCAGATGAATGTGTTTTTAAGATCGTAACTGCCGATTTAGTGCGTATGATGGACAATGAAAACGGAGAAAGCGTTTCCGACAACATCCTGACCTTGCGGAAACTAGAAGTGAGCATCTCTGGATGCGAAACAAGAATACAGCTTCCAAATCTTCGCCTATCACTTGATGTGAATTTAATCTGGTTAGTATTTTTTCTAAGAAGTGTGCTTCTAAGGTATTTCTCGTTTATTCATCTTAACCCTGTTAATGACGCTAAATCAAGCGAAGAAATTAGATCCCATCTGACTGTCGGTATTGACAGTATGTTCGTTGATATTAAACTACCGCAAAGCACACCACTTTTTCTTTTATTATCTGACATTCGGTACAAAAGCGATGAAAAGTTATGTTTTGCTGCAATCTCTGCATTTGTCCAGTCCGTTTACGTTAAACAGCTACCAGTTCAGGTCTGCCTATTGAAAATCAAGCTTCTGGAATTTGATGTTCACGAGCTGAACCTAACGAAAAGCGTCAGGTTGAAAGCGGCATCTATGCGTCTCCACACAGAATATCATTTTAGCATTTACATGGTGCTTGACAATCTGATAACCATGATCAAGGCCTTTAAGCAGATTCGACTGGCCTTCTCTCATTTGAATACATTTCGGAGGCTGTACCCCTCTGAGCAGCAGGCCGTCTCACTTCCCACTATCAATCTGGCCATTGACGAAGTTCTGGTAAATGTTGAGGAAGATCcatttgaacaagaactGGGGCTGATTCTGAAGGTTGGTGTTCTTGAAcagagagaaagaattgaGAAACTGCGAGAGTTTGAGGACCAAAAGAGCAAGTTCAGAGAAATACCTGATAGAACCGTCTTCCCCTTTTCAAGGCGATCTGTCTCACCTGTTGTAAACCAAACCAATACCGATCCCTTTGAAAAAGCCTATCAAGAACTGTTAGAGAACTTTTCTACTTCATGGATTGCAAGATATCGTAAGGCAAAGTTGGCTTTTCATGGTATGCCTTACCATATCATCAAGCAAAGACATCTTGGAAAAGAACACTACTTCTACTCTGCTCAGAAAACAAGCGCTGTGGGGACTCTCGTCATAAAAAATTTGAATATCACACTTAAACCTCCATCCTTTCAATTGACTGACTACGCTGCCTTCATTCACAAATACGGTAAAGGTGTCCCGAAGGATAGGGCCTACACATTGTTAATACCAATGGGAATTGATGTTCGGACTGATCTCTGGGAACTGAGATTGCGAGACTATCCCATCCCAGCTGTTTCGTTTCCCAACACTCACACAACGGGGGATGTTGTGTTTGGTGAAAAAATGCCTGAAGATGTCTCGCTAAGAACTGTCTATTGTCCTTTCGTTCCGTCAGCCTCTGAAGAACGTTCCAGAGAAGCAAATTCGATTTATGGGTCACATATAATACGGACTCTCAATTCAATCAAAACCTTTTTTAAAATTGAGACGACAGtggcttcttcgacacCAGCATCAATAACTTGGGGCAAATCGCTACAGCCTGGGTACTCATCCTTAATGTTATGGTTTGACTACTTGACAAGGCCGCAAGATGATCCTTCAAGGAAATTGGGGTTTTGGGATAAGTTCAGATACCTTGTCCACGGAAAGTGGACGTACCGATTTTCCCCAAATAGTGAGTTCCACTTGAACATTAAAGGTTCTCATAATCCTTACAAGATTGCTGATGATGGGGCTGgtctttctttctgttgGTCAAACGGTACTGTTATTCAGATACATGGCTCTGAGGACCCTAAAGAGTTTCTGAAAATTGAATCCAAGAAGTTTCAGCTTGCGGTTCGAGATTTCACGGCAAGTAACAAATTTGACAAGATTCTGATGAAATTAGAAGGACATGTTATATGGAAATTGGGGCTGTTGTTCGAACAAGGCGATATTCATAAAGCTGGGCAGCAGGAAAGGTCTGCCCCATCGAGGCCGCACTATGACATAAAACTGGTCAATCCCAAATTTGTATCCGATATCAGAAATCATGATTCTTATTCCGGGTTTCGAAGCGATTTTATTCATATGTCGATCGGCGTCTACTCTTCAGCTAAAAATTCTGCCAACAACCTCTATTTGGCACCCTACACAATATCGCATTTCCTAAAATGGTGGAATTTGTTTCATACCTATACGTCAGGACCGATCAGGCAGGGTCCGTTATTTACTGATCTAGTGCAGAATGCAACCAAATTCGGGAGATCTCTTTTCACCATCAAATATCAGCTACACCTTGAGCCTTTAACTTTTACTCATGTATACAGGCATTACACTGATTTGAGTGATAGCAGTAATATATCGTTCACTGGACTTAAAGGCAAAGTTGGCTCATTAAGGATGGatcttcatcaaaagcGGGTGAAGCTGACACACACGGACGAGAAACTGAATAAGTCAAAACCAGTTTGGAAATTCAAGATGTCATCTGGAGAAATTGACTGTTCTGAATCGGATGTTAGAATACTCTCCACGAGTTTTGATCAGTCGgatgttgaagagatggTCGCTTTACGGCTTGGTATTCAGCATCGTAGCAATGACGCAATGCCAATTTCGCTGGCGGATATTTCGCAGCTGAAGGAGTCGGAGTGGTATGACTTCGAGGATTATGTCGACCTTGACCAGGTTTCCCTAAAATCATCACTTCCTCTAAAGCTAGAAGCACTTCCTCTTTTGTATTCCCCTCGAATCTCTTACTTCAGGAAAATCAATGATGATGGCTATGTAGTGCCCAATCCATttggagatgaagaatccCATAATTGTATGATTGGAAAGAATCATCCAGAGCGTACCCAAGAAAGGCTTGCGCGACAAAGAGCCGTGGAAATTGAGGAAgacatcaagaaagtgaaGGAAGTGATCGGAGAAATGAAATCTGCTGGTGGTACATCGGGGGCTGTGAACAACGAGATCAGCGGCCGGCTCCACAATCTCAAGTACCGACTTCATATTGTTCATTCGATCCTTGgcgatttgaagctttctgaGAATGTTCCAAGCATTTATTCGTTTGATGGATGTGAAAGCTCTCTGCCGAACGAGGACGTAGAATCTTCAGAGCTTGAAAGCCTTGAAACCCGCCCCTCACTATTTCGTGCAAAGACCATTCAATCCTTCAGATCTATGAGAAGAGCATCAACTTTGCAGGAAGATTCGACATACGACAACCGCTTCATTGTCCATAATATCCAGTTCAAGATTAACAAATTGATAAGGCATCATCTTTTAGAATACGCCTCCAgttcttttgaaagaaaatCGATGCAGTTCTTTTTGACCCACAAATCGATTGCAATCTTGAGGGAATTGCTTAATACAACTCTGGCCGACGCAAAGACGTCCCTTGATGAGTATGAAACTTTAAAGAATGATGATCTACTATTTAGTTCCGAGTTTGCTAATCAATTTGACAAACTGATTAGGCAAGTACCAAGTGATGATTTCGATTTTGTTGACAGCTATTTGATTAGACTAATTTCTCCGCAGTTACAATTTATGTCTGACGTTGAACCAGATACTGCAGTTATTCTGGCTGCAAGGGACATAGAAATGGGCATTATAGATATTCAACAAGTGATTGGGAAATCGGGTAAACGTGTGCCGATGGATGTTAACACTATAGTGGAAACGAGATATTGTGCTGTATCCAAGGATATACAGCTCTTTACTTTGTACAAAGAGGATATCTTATCTGCTGGTGGATACGGCTTCCAGAGGAACGGCTATGGTGCGCATGAAGGGTTTCACCTATGGCCCCCGTGGCTGCCATTGGAGATCTGTTACGATGGCTCACTGTTGGAAAAGGATATctttttgagaagaagatcaatggTCCTCATGTATACAGCACCAAATCCGCTGTTTTTCAGCGACAAGGAGATACCGGGCTTTCATCATGATGCCAGATTTCGGATAGGCTTTCCTGGTCTCATCATCACATCAACCTCCCAGCAATATTGCTCGGTTTATAATATTACTCGAGATCTCTTATCTTTGAGCTCCTCTTTCGATGAGAAGGTAGAGAAGTTGGCTAAAGTACTACTGGCTGATGAAGTGAGAAATAACCTAGAGAAACTCGATGCCACGGTTGTAACAGATTTGCAACGTAGAGTTAAGGAACTATATTACACTCgggagtttttgaaagtcCACGATAATGTTTTGTTCCGTCAAACTGAGCAAGAACTTACTTTTGAGATACAGGCAACAATGCTCGAGTTGTCAATTTTGATGACGGCTATAAAGAAGAACTATGACCGGATGGTCAGTGGTGGTAAATCAACGCAAAGGAAAGTCCATTGGCAGGTGGGCACGGGCGAGCTTATCTGGGAGTTATATGACGATAATAAGAAGCCATTCATCACAATCGGATTGGGCCCTTCTAATTTCGTTCGATCGCAAGCGGCAGATGGCTCTAACAGTAACATAGTCGCGATATCCTCTTTGCAGTGCTTCAATCAGCAAGAATCTCCAGTCTACCTAGAGCTTTTGTCGCCCTACGAAAGCCATTCACTTTATAATCCTAAACTTCCAATGATCGAAATATTCTGGAATTTGGGGCCGCCTGTGGGAGGAATCTCggaattgaaggaaatggttgtttctttgcagcccattgtcttcaagatggaTCATCTGACATCCGGCAAGATAATGAACTACTTATTCCCAAAGCAAGAGAAGCCAGAAGCATCGACAAGAGGTCATGGGACGCTCCCAAAACAGCCTGCGATCGCTTTGGGCCTAAATTCCAGCAGTATGAGTCGCTCAGAGTcaaacagcagcatcaaCTCGGGCAAATCATTGTCTGAAGGTCTCGATTCCTGGGACTTGACAAGCGTCCAATCAACTGGTGCGACGacgatcaagaaaaggaagcCTAATTTGACCACTTCGATCTTGAATCAACCAGACGAGAACATTAATGAAATGGTGAAAAGATCGGGTACTTACTTCAACGTAAAGTCCGTTCTCATAAAAAAGGCTGTCATGTCTGTTTGCTACAAAGGCGCTCACCACGTTCTCACCGACGTTAATAACTTAATCGTCAGGGTTCCCAATCTCGAATACCACCAAAAATTGTGGTCAAGAGATGAATTATTTGCTGCTTTGAGACGAGACATCACTAAAGTAGTGGTTCAGCACCTGGGGCACATAATCGGTAATAAGCTTGTTCCTCACAAGAAAGAGAACAAATTAAAAGCCTCGATGGACATTTCCAACTTACTGAAGTGGGAATCAAGCGGCTCCAACAGCGCAACGAATTCTCTCCACAAAATACGCTCATCCTACTCATTGATCTCGGCCGCGGGTTCCAGGACTATCGCCTCATCCTCAGACGAGGCCGATGAAGATGTTCAACCCTTCTTTCCACAGCCAGATGGTCAGTGA